One genomic region from Bombus terrestris chromosome 15, iyBomTerr1.2, whole genome shotgun sequence encodes:
- the LOC100648883 gene encoding carbonic anhydrase 2 translates to MAFLIVTLGLLLSSNLIAAGSVGYDGTKGSSVWTNDDHDTCVGKFQSPIDIEENNVALASYPDLEFSGLQKPHKALIMNDGHTVMIHSADSESPEISGSSLNSTYVFTQLHFHWGNNDSLGSEDLINNHSYSMEMHAVFWKKVYGTYDEAIKHDDGLSVLGYWYQATNEPNSLFELIVPQILEIRKAGSNEVLRDSSILSKLLAPESAQDYFTYKGSLTTPPCLEIVQWIDFAKPRHISHEQLAAFRSIQSFNGNDITHNFRPVQPLDGRTVYRNVREEQTTATPALAKKPEMNPPAPKKVNANTLDEAPVDNKKDNGHSGASMWTVSPFAAILGAALVLPYQ, encoded by the exons ATCTGATCGCCGCTGGCAGTGTCGGCTACGATGGCACTAAAG GTTCTTCGGTATGGACCAACGACGATCATGATACCTGCGTTGGGAAATTTCAATCTCCGATTGACATAGAAGAGAACAATGTTGCGCTTGCGTCTTACCCGGACCTGGAATTTTCCGGTCTCCAGAAACCCCATAAAGCTCTCATAATGAACGACGGCCATACAG TGATGATCCACAGTGCCGACTCTGAATCTCCGGAGATATCTGGGTCGTCCCTCAACAGCACGTACGTGTTCACACAATTGCACTTCCACTGGGGAAACAATGACAGTTTAGGATCCGAGGATCTGATAAACAATCATTCGTACTCTATGGAAATGCACGCAGTTTTCTGGAAGAAGGTATATGGCACCTACGACGAAGCGATAAAACACGATGATGGTCTCAGTGTACTTGGATACTGGTATCAG GCCACGAATGAACCGAATTCGTTGTTCGAATTGATCGTGCCCCAAATATTGGAAATAAGAAAGGCTGGTAGCAATGAGGTATTACGGGATAGCAGTATTCTAAGCAAATTGCTCGCTCCTGAATCAGCGCAAGATTATTTCACATATAAAGGATCACTGACCACACCTCCTTGTCTGGAAATCGTTCAGTGGATCGACTTTGCGAAACCTCGACATATTTCCCACGAGCAG CTGGCTGCATTCCGCTCTATTCAATCCTTTAATGGCaatgatataacgcataatttcCGCCCAGTACAACCCTTAGACGGTAGAACGGTTTATCGTAATGTCCGAGAAGAACAAACTACCGCAACTCCTGCTCTTGCCAAGAAACCAGAAATGAATCCTCCTGCACCTAAGAAAGTGAATGCCAATACACTCGATGAGGCTCCTgtagataataaaaaagataatggACATTCTGGGGCAAGCATGTGGACTGTGTCAC CATTTGCAGCGATACTTGGAGCAGCTCTTGTCTTACCATATCAATAA
- the LOC100649003 gene encoding coiled-coil domain-containing protein 12, translating into MAEDKIGSLEEEALKRKERLQALKKKTEDNKENQNDSASTLPKPKFRSYKPQDDSLKDKVLEDAQPGNVEEEVQDQLSAAVTKVVIEELDISNLAPRKPDWDLKRDVAKKLEKLERRTQKAIAELIRDRLKQEQHDWAAVVNVATNDQTKNNP; encoded by the exons ATGGCAGAAGACAAGATTGGTTCATTGGAAGAGGAAGCTTTGAAACGAAAAGAACGCTTGCAAGCTTTGAAAAAGAAAACCGAGGATAACAAAGAAAACCAAAATGATAGTGCTAGTACGTTACCAAA ACCGAAATTTCGGAGTTATAAACCACAGGATGACAGTCTTAAGGACAAGGTATTAGAAGATGCACAGCCAGGTAATGTTGAAGAAGAAGTACAAGATCAATTAAGCGCTGCAGTTACGAAAGTTGTCATTGAGGAGCTT GATATTAGCAATCTTGCTCCCAGGAAACCAGATTGGGATTTGAAGCGGGATGTTgcaaagaaattagaaaaattagaaaggAGAACTCAAAAAGCGATAGCTGAGCTTATAAGAGATCGTCTTAAGCAAGAGCAGCATGATTGGGCTGCTGTGGTAAATGTGGCAACCAACGATCAGACGAAGAATAATCCTTAG
- the LOC105666599 gene encoding signal transducer and activator of transcription C-like → MSLVTLVFLLATVSITLTNSQETGIPDKSLDVTQAPIKLDKNLRRALLKALTDLEAESAEQRKEESESIAQRDTSAFEVVAKQNLNDDLGAQKTKFSFKSFPSDDDIPSEDKLQNSSFIDAVHYVTLKSPIMNIEKATQEDARSFHVQNVILPVKNPANFGIKTEPKVQQKEKTTQATFSVHKVESLTLKPATEISESLAGSASNGIATANALVAPKPTEITPTVSTRKNVTVIESNDSKDKTEEVKIFQAPLVAAFTVQQDEQGVPKSVVPIFRSPNDGQALTLQEQLEFKQQLLEKQLAELQQQQIQQTQFLVRQQQLYEQQLRQKQQHQFYLQEQARIKQLEEQARIKQLEEQTRIKQLEEQTKLKRLEEQARFKQLEEQRFKFEEQRLNRFQPQRPIPQKQSFFEQSNNILSFQPPVESNVHLQPSLALEVPNVDASPAFQSTFQPDQRLQPFRQQPQAHHQLQQQQLPQLPQPQQLQQLQQLPQPQQLQPPQQHQRLQQSFGSFSNDFQPSLTPASRFNRQEAFNSIGNFGFNVDNKANTANVRFNPPHRTPGNFFSFTQFKSQAHPPTPARQIQQLLYQSGIAGDPNNAQGIGSPEDLNIVSKVLALNVGAVPNKN, encoded by the coding sequence GTAACGCTAGTGTTTCTATTGGCGACAGTGTCGATCACCCTGACGAACTCTCAAGAGACAGGGATCCCTGACAAGAGTTTGGATGTGACCCAAGCACCAATAAAACTGGACAAAAACCTTCGCCGAGCTCTCTTGAAAGCCCTGACCGACTTAGAGGCCGAATCTGCTGAGCAGCGCAAAGAGGAATCGGAAAGCATCGCTCAAAGAGACACGAGCGCCTTTGAGGTTGTAGCAAAGCAGAATCTGAACGATGATCTTGGCGCGCAGAAAACTAAGTTCTCGTTCAAGAGTTTCCCAAGCGACGACGATATACCGAGCGAAGATAAACTGCAGAATTCTAGTTTCATCGACGCCGTTCATTACGTAACTTTGAAGTCACCAATAATGAACATCGAGAAAGCCACGCAAGAAGACGCTAGGAGCTTCCATGTACAAAACGTGATACTACCGGTGAAAAATCCAGCGAACTTCGGAATTAAAACCGAACCCAAGGTGCaacagaaagagaaaacgaCACAAGCCACGTTTTCAGTGCATAAAGTGGAGAGCTTAACTTTGAAACCAGCAACTGAGATCTCTGAGAGTTTAGCAGGAAGCGCTTCCAATGGAATTGCCACTGCCAATGCCTTGGTTGCTCCAAAACCAACTGAAATCACTCCTACAGTGTCAACAAGAAAGAACGTAACAGTGATCGAGTCTAACGACTCTAAAGACAAAACAGAGGAAGTTAAGATTTTCCAGGCACCCTTGGTAGCAGCGTTTACCGTGCAACAGGATGAACAAGGTGTACCCAAAAGCGTGGTTCCAATATTTAGATCTCCCAACGATGGACAAGCGCTAACTCTCCAAGAGCAGTTGGAATTTAAACAGCAGCTTCTGGAGAAGCAATTGGCAGAACTTCAGCAGCAACAGATCCAGCAGACACAGTTTTTGGTGAGGCAACAGCAATTGTACGAGCAACAACTGAGACAGAAGCAACAGCACCAGTTTTATCTGCAGGAACAAGCTAGAATTAAGCAACTAGAGGAACAAGCTAGGATTAAACAATTAGAAGAACAAACTAGAATCAAACAATTGGAGGAGCAAACTAAACTGAAACGACTGGAAGAACAGGCTAGATTCAAACAGTTAGAGGAGCAACGTTTTAAGTTTGAGGAGCAGAGACTGAATAGATTCCAGCCTCAGCGTCCTATACCTCAAAAGCAGTCCTTCTTTGAACAGAGCAATAACATCTTAAGCTTCCAGCCTCCTGTTGAATCGAACGTTCACCTGCAGCCTAGTTTGGCTCTGGAAGTACCAAACGTTGACGCGTCTCCAGCTTTCCAGTCAACTTTCCAACCAGACCAACGTCTGCAACCATTCAGACAACAGCCACAGGCACACCATCAGCTTCAACAACAGCAACTGCCGCAGTTACCTCAACCACAGCAATTGCAACAATTGCAACAACTTCCGCAACCTCAACAGTTGCAACCACCCCAGCAGCACCAGAGACTGCAACAGAGCTTCGGCTCTTTCTCGAACGATTTCCAGCCTTCGTTGACACCTGCGTCGAGGTTTAATAGACAGGAAGCCTTTAATTCTATTGGAAATTTTGGATTCAACGTGGACAATAAAGCGAATACCGCAAATGTTCGCTTTAATCCTCCACACAGGACTCCAGGGaacttcttttctttcacgCAGTTCAAGTCTCAGGCGCACCCTCCCACGCCGGCCAGGCAGATTCAACAGCTTCTTTATCAGTCTGGAATAGCCGGAGATCCGAACAATGCGCAAGGGATTGGAAGTCCTGAAGATTTAAACATCGTTTCCAAAGTTCTGGCATTGAACGTGGGCGCCGTGCCGAATAAGAATTAG